In Musa acuminata AAA Group cultivar baxijiao chromosome BXJ2-8, Cavendish_Baxijiao_AAA, whole genome shotgun sequence, one genomic interval encodes:
- the LOC103995133 gene encoding proline-rich receptor-like protein kinase PERK1, with translation MSTPSGSPLTATPAAQSTPSPANTSQPPPTPSSSSPPLPSGRAPPIPRPPLPPDPLSAPFSPSPSSTSSVSTSLVVGVTVGGLVILLLLSFICVCCWIKKRPPPPHYYGAPPPPPPPHYYGPLPPPPPARKDEWYGQHRQQYGPPRAYHFVKGPPGPPPPPPPPPPLALRPPRPPSHLPPPPMISSSGGLGSNNSGAEDPPTPSAGGALGFSKSTFTYEELAMATDDFSDANLLGQGGFGYVHRGALADGKDVAIKQLKPGSGQGEREFQAEVEIISRVHHKHLVSLVGYCISGGKRLLVYEFVPNNTLGFHLHGKGQPTMEWSIRLRIALGSAKGLAYLHEDCHPKIIHRDIKASNILLDYKYEAKVADFGLAKFASDTDTHISTRVMGTFGYLAPEYATSGKLTDKSDVFSFGVMLLELITGRRPIDSSQTFTDESLVDWARPLLARALDDGNYDALVDPRLGKKYNLSEMARMVSCAAACVRHSARRRPRMSQIARALEGDTCLEDLNEGIRPGHSMYHTSYGSSDYDSGQYGEDIREFRKMVMGTEEYATGESIMPTAEYAQNPSTSSSEGRHTQEIEMGKKKDVSEKGG, from the exons ATGTCCACCCCCTCCGGCTCCCCTCTCACGGCCACCCCCGCCGCCCAGTCCACTCCCTCCCCCGCCAACACGTCACAGCCCCCGCCAACCCCTTCCTCCTCGTCTCCACCGCTGCCCTCCGGCCGAGCTCCACCCATCCCCCGTCCACCTTTACCACCCGATCCTCTGTCTGCCCCGTTTTCTCCGTCGCCATCGTCGACGAGCTCGGTCTCGACCTCACTTGTGGTCGGAGTCACGGTGGGTGGGCTGGTGATCCTCTTGCTGCTAAGCTTTATCTGCGTCTGCTGTTGGATAAAGAAGCGCCCGCCGCCGCCCCATTACTACGGAGCTCCCCCGCCGCCCCCACCGCCTCACTACTACGGACCTCTCCCGCCGCCTCCACCGGCACGAAAAG ATGAATGGTATGGCCAGCATCGGCAACAATATGGTCCACCTCGAGCATATCATTTTGTCAAAGGTCCACCGggacctccaccaccaccaccgccgccgccgccgttggCTTTGCGTCCTCCACGCCCACCAAGCCATTTGCCACCTCCACCTATGATAAGCAGCAGTGGAGGTCTGGGGTCCAATAATTCTGGCGCTGAGGATCCACCGACTCCATCCGCCGGCGGTGCACTCGGCTTCTCGAAAAGCACCTTCACTTATGAAGAACTGGCTATGGCAACAGATGATTTCTCCGACGCTAATCTCCTCGGACAAGGTGGATTTGGCTATGTTCACAGAGGGGCGCTTGCCGACGGCAAGGATGTCGCAATCAAACAATTGAAACCAGGTAGCGGACAGGGTGAGCGTGAATTCCAGGCAGAGGTTGAGATCATTAGTCGTGTGCATCACAAGCATCTGGTCTCATTGGTTGGATACTGCATTTCTGGAGGCAAGAGGCTGCTTGTTTATGAATTTGTTCCTAACAACACCTTGGGGTTCCATCTGCATG GGAAAGGTCAGCCAACAATGGAATGGTCTATACGATTGAGAATTGCACTGGGATCTGCAAAGGGATTGGCATATCTTCACGAGGACT GCCACCCTAAAATTATTCACCGCGATATTAAAGCATCCAACATTCTTCTTGACTACAAATATGAGGCAAAG GTTGCAGATTTTGGGCTTGCAAAATTTGCTTCTGATACCGACACCCACATTTCGACGCGAGTCATGGGAACCTTTGG TTATCTGGCACCTGAATATGCAACTTCAGGCAAACTCACCGACAAATCAGATGTCTTTTCATTCGGTGTCATGCTTCTGGAGCTAATCACCGGGCGGCGCCCCATTGATTCATCCCAAACTTTCACGGATGAAAGCTTGGTCGACTGG GCGAGACCGCTGCTTGCTCGAGCGCTAGATGATGGCAACTACGACGCCCTTGTCGATCCAAGGTTGGGAAAGAAGTATAACCTTAGTGAGATGGCCCGCATGGTTTCCTGTGCTGCTGCTTGTGTGCGCCATTCGGCACGGCGCCGGCCAAGGATGAGCCAG ATCGCCCGAGCTCTAGAAGGAGATACGTGCCTTGAGGATTTGAACGAAGGCATCAGACCAGGTCACAGCATGTACCACACTTCCTATGGCAGCTCCGACTACGATTCTGGCCAGTACGGGGAAGACATCAGAGAGTTTAGGAAAATGGTAATGGGGACTGAAGAGTACGCCACCGGCGAATCCATCATGCCCACCGCCGAGTATGCTCAGAATCCATCGACGTCGAGCAGCGAAGGTCGACACACGCAGGAAATAGAGATGGGGAAGAAGAAAGACGTGAGCGAGAAAGGTGGCTGA
- the LOC135619604 gene encoding ras-related protein Rab7-like — translation MASRRRMLLKVIILGDSGVGKTSLMNQYVNKKFSNQYKATIGADFLTKEVQIDDRLFTLQIWDTAGQERFQSLGVAFYRGADCCVLVYDVNVMKSFDNLNNWREEFLIQASPSDPENFPFIVLGNKIDIDGGNSRVVSQKKAKAWCASKGNIPYFETSAKEGFNVEAAFQCIAQNALKNEPEEDIYLPDTIDVSGGARQQQSSGCEC, via the exons ATGGCGTCCCGAAGGCGAATGCTCCTCAAAGTTATCATCCTCGGGGACAGCGG GGTCGGGAAGACATCTCTGATGAATCA GTACGTGAACAAGAAGTTCAGTAACCAGTATAAGGCGACCATCGGAGCTGATTTCTTGACTAAAGAAGTTCAGATCGATGACAGATTGTTCACATTGCAG ATATGGGACACAGCAGGACAGGAGAGGTTCCAGAGTCTCGGTGTGGCTTTCTATCGCGGAGCTGATTGTTGTGTCCTTGTGTATGATGTTAATGTCATGAAatcatttgataatttgaataattGGCGTGAGGAATTTCTGATTCAG GCTAGCCCTTCTGACCCTGAGAACTTCCCTTTCATAGTGTTGGGTAACAAGATCGATATTGATGGTGGCAACAGCCGAGTG GTCTCCCAGAAAAAGGCCAAGGCATGGTGTGCATCAAAGGGGAACATCCCCTACTTTGAGACGTCAGCTAAAGAAGGATTCAACGTCGAAGCTGCTTTCCAGTGTATTGCACAGAATGCTCTCAAGAATGAACCAGAGGAAGATAT atatcTTCCTGATACCATTGATGTCTCGGGTGGTGCAAGACAGCAGCAATCATCTGGTTGCGAATGCTAG